A part of Bosea sp. (in: a-proteobacteria) genomic DNA contains:
- a CDS encoding HAD family phosphatase codes for MPSPIRLVLFDMDDVLCAYDWPGRVAELARLSGRPADAIADAIWHSGFEDEADAGHIDADAYLTGFAARLGMPFTRADWTANRRAAMTPWPDMLSLAARIGQQARIGILTNNGHLTGAALDELFPELRPIFGDDILTSAAMGVQKPDPEIFRRALGRFGVDPGRALFTDDRPENVEGAIAAGLHGHVHAGAASLRQRLNGLGLCLD; via the coding sequence ATGCCCTCCCCCATCCGCCTCGTGCTCTTCGACATGGACGACGTGCTCTGCGCCTATGACTGGCCGGGCCGCGTGGCGGAGCTGGCGCGGCTGAGCGGCCGGCCGGCCGACGCCATCGCGGATGCGATCTGGCACTCGGGCTTCGAGGACGAGGCAGACGCCGGCCACATCGATGCTGACGCTTACCTGACGGGTTTCGCGGCGCGGCTGGGGATGCCCTTCACGCGTGCCGACTGGACGGCAAACCGGCGCGCCGCCATGACGCCATGGCCCGACATGCTGTCGCTGGCGGCGCGGATCGGGCAGCAGGCGCGGATCGGCATCCTCACCAATAATGGCCACCTTACCGGGGCGGCGCTCGATGAGCTCTTCCCTGAGCTTCGGCCGATCTTCGGCGACGACATCCTCACCTCCGCCGCGATGGGCGTACAGAAGCCTGACCCGGAGATCTTCCGCCGCGCACTCGGCCGGTTCGGCGTGGATCCGGGCCGAGCCTTGTTCACGGACGACAGGCCGGAGAATGTGGAGGGCGCCATCGCAGCCGGCCTGCATGGCCATGTCCATGCTGGAGCCGCATCGCTCCGCCAGAGGCTCAACGGGCTCGGGCTTTGCCTCGACTGA
- the ispH gene encoding 4-hydroxy-3-methylbut-2-enyl diphosphate reductase yields MTKPGAGPPTANMKPRLDILLCAPRGFCAGVVRAIDAVEQALKLHGAPVYVRHEIVHNKYVVDGLRKKGAVFVRELSEVADTSRPVIFSAHGVPKSVPADARERQLHAIDATCPLVTKVHREAEIHHRRGRHIIMVGHAGHPEVVGTMGQLPPGAITLVETVEDVARLSPPDPAALAFVTQTTLSVDDTAEIVAALQARFPAMVAPHREDICYATTNRQEAVKAVAPRVDGMIVVGSPNSSNSQRLREVAERAGARVAHLVLRAGDIDWAVFGSVASLGITAGASAPEVLVEEIIDAFAARYDVNVEQVSTADESVFFPLPRELRPVAAD; encoded by the coding sequence ATGACGAAGCCGGGGGCGGGACCGCCGACAGCCAACATGAAACCTCGCCTCGACATCCTGCTATGCGCGCCGCGCGGCTTCTGCGCCGGCGTGGTCCGCGCGATCGACGCCGTCGAGCAGGCGCTGAAGCTGCACGGCGCGCCGGTCTATGTGCGCCACGAGATCGTGCACAACAAATATGTCGTGGACGGGCTGCGCAAGAAGGGCGCCGTCTTCGTCAGGGAACTCTCGGAAGTCGCCGACACCTCGCGCCCCGTCATCTTCTCGGCGCATGGCGTGCCGAAATCCGTGCCGGCCGACGCAAGGGAACGGCAGCTCCACGCCATCGACGCCACCTGCCCGCTGGTCACCAAGGTGCACCGTGAAGCCGAGATCCATCACCGCCGCGGCCGGCACATCATCATGGTCGGCCATGCCGGCCACCCGGAAGTGGTGGGCACGATGGGCCAGCTGCCGCCCGGCGCGATCACCCTTGTCGAGACGGTCGAGGATGTGGCGAGGCTTTCCCCGCCCGATCCGGCCGCGCTCGCCTTCGTGACGCAGACGACGCTTTCGGTGGATGACACGGCCGAGATCGTGGCAGCGCTGCAGGCCCGTTTCCCGGCCATGGTCGCCCCCCACAGGGAGGATATCTGTTACGCCACCACCAACCGGCAGGAAGCGGTGAAGGCCGTGGCCCCGCGCGTGGACGGCATGATCGTGGTGGGCTCGCCCAACTCATCCAATTCCCAGCGCCTGCGCGAGGTGGCCGAACGCGCCGGCGCGCGCGTCGCCCATCTCGTGCTGCGCGCCGGGGACATCGACTGGGCCGTGTTCGGCTCGGTCGCCTCGCTCGGCATCACCGCCGGCGCCTCTGCGCCCGAGGTTCTGGTCGAGGAGATCATCGACGCTTTCGCCGCGCGCTATGACGTCAATGTCGAGCAGGTCTCGACCGCCGACGAGAGCGTGTTCTTTCCCCTGCCGCGCGAGCTGCGACCCGTGGCGGCGGATTGA
- a CDS encoding LysR family transcriptional regulator, whose translation MAHLLDSDQLRTFVAIVDAGSFTRAADVVHKTQSAVSMQIKRLEERIGRPLFERDGRHARLTEDGERVLDYARRIVRLNLECVTSFTDAELKGRVHLGVPDDYADRYLPEILARFSRSNPQAEVTVVCEPTPNLVEKLQAGELDLAIITHVDRRGPAEIVRVEQLLWVTSARHQVHEEVVVPLALGRPTCNWRQSATGALERSGRPFRVLYASWNSTAVGAAVMAGLAVSVLPESAVRTGMRILGQSDGYPPLPTCRIGLLRAVGDVSPLVDALADHIVQSLDNLASLKPAMAAE comes from the coding sequence ATGGCCCACCTGCTTGATTCCGATCAGCTCCGCACCTTCGTAGCCATCGTCGACGCCGGCTCATTCACCCGCGCCGCCGATGTGGTGCACAAGACGCAATCGGCCGTGTCGATGCAGATAAAGCGGCTCGAGGAGCGGATCGGGCGGCCTTTGTTCGAACGCGACGGACGCCATGCGCGGCTCACCGAGGATGGCGAGCGGGTGCTTGACTATGCCCGCCGCATCGTGCGGCTGAACCTCGAATGCGTGACGAGCTTCACCGATGCCGAACTCAAGGGCAGGGTGCATCTGGGCGTGCCGGATGACTACGCCGACCGCTATCTGCCCGAGATTCTGGCGCGTTTCTCGCGCTCCAATCCGCAGGCCGAGGTGACGGTGGTGTGCGAGCCGACGCCCAATCTCGTGGAGAAGTTGCAGGCCGGGGAGCTCGACCTGGCCATCATCACCCATGTCGACCGGCGCGGGCCTGCCGAGATCGTGCGGGTGGAGCAACTGCTCTGGGTCACCTCCGCGCGCCATCAGGTGCATGAGGAGGTGGTGGTGCCGCTGGCGCTCGGGCGGCCGACCTGCAACTGGCGGCAATCCGCCACCGGGGCGCTGGAGCGCAGCGGCCGCCCCTTCCGCGTTCTTTATGCCAGCTGGAACTCGACAGCCGTGGGCGCGGCGGTGATGGCGGGGCTGGCCGTCTCTGTGCTGCCCGAGAGCGCGGTGCGGACGGGGATGCGCATCCTGGGCCAGAGCGACGGCTATCCGCCGCTGCCGACCTGCCGGATCGGATTGCTGAGGGCGGTGGGCGATGTCTCGCCGCTGGTCGACGCGCTGGCCGACCACATCGTGCAGAGCCTCGACAACCTCGCCAGCCTCAAACCGGCCATGGCTGCGGAATAA
- a CDS encoding O-antigen ligase family protein, whose amino-acid sequence MSWQAAARSPQGALPALVADRFREAIFVLILLAVWVTTRPYDPPQPGVVGAATSDLVNQITFSALAVASVIGLALGDLRRIRPLLQLSYAAMLGWLLVSIMPALDIGSSFRALAFTLIAMILAASLLALPRDYARFQRLFYGTVLLTLAVAWAGVLLLPDIAIHTDVDTFEPEHAGSWRGQFSHKNIAGAMMAAFAIIGVYALRSGRRAVGLVLLIGAVTFLYLTRSKTSLGLLPIALVLAYLAERIPFLVVRAGLLLGPILTLNVLTLGSALFPGIAELNRALLKDPSFTGRFDIWRFGFEKLAERPWTGFGFESFWLTDHTMRGESKLELAWEVQNIIHGHNGYLDVLLTLGIPGLVLVVYIFLLKPVWDYHNHRPGDANRRFAGACLAIWLFISLGMCLEVFYFRRADPIWFLLLIAVFGLRMASRLRLEDRDQPRRS is encoded by the coding sequence ATGAGCTGGCAGGCGGCAGCACGCTCGCCGCAAGGCGCCTTGCCGGCCCTCGTGGCCGACCGCTTTCGCGAGGCGATCTTCGTGCTCATCCTGCTGGCGGTGTGGGTCACCACGCGCCCCTATGATCCACCGCAGCCGGGTGTGGTCGGCGCAGCGACGTCCGATCTGGTCAACCAGATCACCTTCTCGGCCCTGGCTGTCGCCAGCGTGATCGGGCTGGCGCTGGGCGATCTGCGCCGGATCAGGCCGCTGCTGCAACTGTCCTATGCCGCCATGCTCGGCTGGCTTCTGGTCAGCATCATGCCCGCGCTCGACATTGGCTCGTCCTTCCGGGCGCTGGCCTTCACGCTCATCGCGATGATCCTGGCGGCGTCGCTGCTGGCCCTGCCGCGCGACTACGCCCGTTTCCAGAGGCTGTTCTACGGCACGGTGCTCCTCACGCTGGCCGTGGCCTGGGCGGGGGTGCTGCTGCTGCCCGATATCGCCATCCACACCGATGTGGACACGTTCGAGCCAGAGCATGCCGGCTCCTGGCGCGGCCAATTCTCCCACAAGAACATAGCCGGGGCGATGATGGCGGCGTTCGCCATCATCGGCGTCTATGCGCTGCGCTCGGGGCGTCGTGCGGTGGGCCTTGTGCTGCTGATCGGGGCGGTCACGTTCCTGTATCTCACGCGCTCCAAGACCTCGCTTGGCCTGCTGCCGATCGCGCTGGTCCTCGCCTATCTCGCTGAGCGCATTCCGTTCCTTGTGGTGCGCGCCGGGCTGCTGCTCGGGCCGATCCTGACGCTCAACGTGCTGACGCTCGGCTCGGCGCTCTTCCCCGGCATCGCCGAGCTCAACCGCGCCCTGCTCAAGGACCCGAGCTTCACCGGGCGCTTCGACATCTGGCGCTTCGGCTTCGAGAAGCTGGCGGAGCGGCCATGGACCGGATTCGGCTTTGAATCCTTCTGGCTGACCGACCACACCATGCGCGGGGAATCCAAGCTCGAGCTGGCCTGGGAGGTGCAGAACATCATCCATGGCCATAACGGCTATCTCGACGTGCTGCTGACCCTGGGCATTCCGGGGCTGGTTCTGGTGGTCTACATCTTCCTGCTCAAGCCGGTGTGGGATTATCACAACCACCGGCCGGGCGATGCCAACCGGCGCTTCGCGGGGGCGTGCCTCGCCATCTGGCTGTTCATCTCGCTGGGGATGTGTCTCGAGGTGTTCTATTTCCGGCGCGCGGATCCGATATGGTTCCTGCTGCTGATCGCCGTCTTCGGGCTAAGGATGGCCTCCCGGCTCAGACTTGAGGATCGTGACCAGCCGCGCCGCAGCTAA
- a CDS encoding homoserine kinase — MAVYTDVSDEDLAAFVARYDIGEPIAFKGIAEGVSNSNFFLQTTKDRFILTVYEARAPREDLPFFIGLMDHLAAHGFDCPRPIRMRDGGALADIAGKPAALVSYLDGMSVRKPSAQHCRAAGHAMAALHEAGRGFGLRRPNPLSVSGWRPLAEASGARAERISPGLSQRIAGEVAFHEANWPSGLPIGVIHADMFPDNVFFLLGRCSGVIDFYFAADDALAFDLAIGLNAWCFEPDASFNLTKGRALLAGYEEVRRLTDAEVAALPMLARGAALRFLLTRTVDLLDVPAGALVKPHDPMPYDRRLAFHRRIGSASEYGLTR, encoded by the coding sequence ATGGCCGTCTACACGGATGTTTCCGACGAGGATCTGGCAGCCTTCGTCGCGCGCTACGACATCGGCGAGCCGATCGCCTTCAAGGGCATAGCCGAGGGCGTCTCCAACTCCAATTTCTTCCTGCAAACGACGAAGGACCGCTTCATCCTCACTGTCTATGAGGCGCGGGCCCCGCGTGAGGACCTGCCCTTCTTCATCGGCCTGATGGACCATCTCGCGGCGCATGGCTTCGATTGCCCGCGCCCGATCCGGATGCGCGATGGCGGGGCGCTGGCCGACATCGCCGGCAAGCCGGCGGCGCTGGTGAGCTATCTGGACGGCATGTCCGTGCGCAAGCCCAGCGCCCAGCATTGCCGCGCCGCGGGCCATGCCATGGCGGCGCTGCATGAGGCAGGGCGCGGCTTTGGCCTGCGCCGGCCCAATCCGCTCTCGGTGTCGGGCTGGCGGCCGCTGGCCGAGGCGAGCGGCGCGCGCGCCGAGCGCATCTCGCCGGGGCTCAGCCAGCGCATCGCCGGGGAGGTGGCCTTCCATGAGGCCAACTGGCCCAGCGGCCTGCCCATCGGCGTGATCCATGCCGACATGTTTCCCGACAACGTGTTCTTCCTGCTCGGCCGCTGCTCGGGCGTGATCGACTTCTACTTCGCGGCCGATGACGCGCTCGCCTTCGATCTCGCCATCGGCCTCAACGCCTGGTGCTTCGAGCCCGACGCCTCGTTCAACCTCACCAAGGGCCGCGCCCTGCTTGCGGGCTATGAGGAAGTCCGCCGGCTGACGGATGCTGAGGTCGCGGCGCTGCCGATGCTGGCGCGCGGGGCAGCGCTGCGCTTTCTGCTGACGCGCACCGTCGACCTGCTCGATGTGCCGGCGGGCGCGCTGGTCAAGCCGCACGACCCCATGCCCTACGACCGGCGCCTCGCCTTTCATCGCCGCATCGGCTCGGCCTCCGAATATGGATTGACGCGATGA
- a CDS encoding GGDEF domain-containing protein has protein sequence MPHNMFAEVHRQDFRLRAQSRDIPELHDLYLTVGRGRAPHIAAFDVPLLERYARNLMRLEPLADGSYRYTHYGQDIAEIAAFDMTGHTTADFEGPQQGFFEAVYRESAQTQAPLFTIHRAVKASMIHTWEGLVLPVLMDDGATAFIVYNRPREFAQDFLQSMLNVLPDGIVALRAMRQADGMLTDAQIISLNPAAIALMDEAGEGSLLRSTPLLSGAEVWTALQNVILWRDTANVDLSREVGGETRHIRAQITPLFDGALVHLADITALKFANLVLEREHQQLRSEISRQQDEGDVLRGLAHSDPLTGALNRRGLFAAADEWSRRGCERTVIAVDIDQFKHINDRHGHGAGDDVLRQVAAILLDVTGDADGFLGRPGGDEFVCVLPYGLDEAMQFAERARVRVQVSPVATSVGPAMITCSFGVAGWGAGLSIDAALQAADGALYRAKKSGRNCVVAGSSDALALMQGAGLATRAGRR, from the coding sequence GTGCCGCACAACATGTTCGCCGAAGTGCACCGTCAGGATTTCCGGTTGCGCGCCCAATCGCGTGACATTCCCGAATTACATGACCTTTACCTTACGGTCGGACGTGGCCGGGCGCCGCACATCGCGGCCTTCGATGTGCCGCTCCTCGAGCGTTATGCCCGCAACCTGATGCGGCTGGAGCCTCTCGCCGACGGCAGCTACCGCTACACCCATTACGGCCAGGACATCGCGGAGATCGCGGCCTTCGACATGACCGGGCACACCACCGCCGATTTCGAGGGGCCGCAGCAGGGCTTCTTCGAGGCGGTGTACCGCGAGTCTGCGCAGACGCAGGCGCCGCTCTTCACCATCCACCGCGCCGTCAAGGCGTCGATGATCCACACCTGGGAGGGCCTGGTGCTGCCGGTGCTCATGGATGACGGCGCGACGGCCTTCATCGTCTACAATCGCCCGCGCGAGTTCGCGCAGGATTTCCTGCAATCCATGCTCAACGTCCTGCCTGACGGCATCGTGGCGCTCAGGGCCATGCGGCAGGCAGACGGCATGCTCACCGATGCGCAGATCATCTCGCTCAATCCGGCCGCCATCGCGCTGATGGACGAGGCCGGCGAGGGCTCCCTGTTGCGCTCGACGCCGCTGCTGTCAGGCGCCGAAGTCTGGACCGCGCTGCAGAACGTGATCCTGTGGCGCGACACCGCCAATGTCGATCTCTCCAGAGAGGTGGGCGGCGAGACCCGGCACATCCGTGCGCAGATCACGCCGCTCTTCGACGGCGCGCTGGTTCACCTTGCCGACATCACCGCCCTCAAGTTCGCCAACCTGGTGCTTGAGCGCGAACACCAGCAACTGCGCTCGGAAATCAGCCGGCAGCAGGATGAGGGCGACGTGCTGCGCGGCCTCGCCCATTCCGATCCGCTGACGGGCGCGCTCAACCGCCGCGGCCTCTTCGCCGCAGCCGACGAATGGAGCCGCAGGGGCTGTGAGCGCACGGTGATCGCGGTCGACATCGACCAGTTCAAGCACATCAACGACCGCCATGGCCACGGCGCGGGCGACGATGTGCTGCGCCAGGTGGCCGCGATCCTGCTCGATGTGACAGGCGATGCCGACGGCTTCCTGGGCCGGCCGGGCGGCGACGAATTCGTCTGCGTGCTGCCATACGGGCTGGACGAAGCCATGCAGTTCGCCGAGCGCGCACGGGTGCGTGTCCAGGTCAGCCCGGTGGCCACATCCGTCGGCCCTGCCATGATAACCTGCAGTTTCGGCGTGGCCGGCTGGGGCGCGGGCCTGAGCATCGACGCGGCGCTGCAGGCCGCCGACGGGGCTCTTTACCGGGCCAAGAAGTCGGGGCGCAACTGCGTGGTCGCGGGCAGCAGCGACGCGCTGGCGCTGATGCAGGGCGCGGGCCTCGCCACCCGCGCGGGCCGCCGCTGA
- a CDS encoding DUF937 domain-containing protein — protein MMNLFEIMQAAQGGRAVGNLSSQFGISPQQTQSALEALLPAFSMGLRNKTQSPDMFSQLAGMMTGAQAGQQAYEDANGDGIPDHLQQEGNQVLGQLFGSKEMSRALADQASMASGVSSAVLKAMLPVVASMIMGGLFKSASNQGLGGILGQLAQGMGGQQGGGFGQNQASSNPIGDLIGSMMGGGQAQPQSGGGMGDMLGGLMGAMMGGTQGQPQPQPQTRQAGFDPAAMGLEALTGMFNTGRQVQEQHQTNLQTIFDAFLKR, from the coding sequence ATGATGAACCTTTTCGAGATCATGCAGGCGGCCCAGGGTGGCCGGGCTGTCGGCAACCTGTCCAGCCAGTTCGGCATTTCGCCCCAGCAGACGCAGAGCGCGCTGGAAGCCTTGCTTCCGGCTTTCTCCATGGGGCTTCGGAACAAGACCCAGTCGCCGGACATGTTCTCCCAGCTGGCAGGCATGATGACCGGCGCGCAGGCGGGACAGCAGGCCTATGAGGACGCCAATGGGGACGGCATCCCCGACCACCTGCAGCAGGAGGGCAACCAGGTGCTCGGACAGCTCTTCGGATCGAAGGAGATGAGCCGCGCCCTGGCCGATCAGGCCTCCATGGCGAGCGGCGTGTCCTCCGCGGTGCTGAAGGCGATGCTGCCGGTGGTGGCTTCCATGATCATGGGCGGGTTGTTCAAATCCGCCAGCAACCAGGGGCTTGGGGGCATCCTCGGCCAGCTCGCGCAAGGCATGGGCGGCCAGCAGGGCGGCGGCTTTGGCCAGAATCAGGCCTCCAGCAACCCGATCGGCGACCTGATCGGCTCCATGATGGGCGGCGGGCAGGCGCAGCCCCAGAGCGGCGGCGGCATGGGCGACATGCTGGGCGGGCTGATGGGCGCCATGATGGGCGGGACGCAAGGGCAGCCCCAGCCTCAGCCGCAGACCCGGCAGGCCGGGTTCGACCCCGCAGCCATGGGCCTCGAGGCCCTGACGGGCATGTTCAACACAGGGCGGCAGGTGCAGGAGCAGCACCAGACCAACCTTCAGACCATCTTCGACGCCTTCCTCAAGCGCTGA
- a CDS encoding MATE family efflux transporter, with protein MLPGQAAQASPPKARPQAVFVSGSTMRHVIVMTATGSVGLMAVFLVDFLSLLYVSWLGRPAATAGVGFATLILFLSTSVNIGFLIAVSALASREIGAGKRQRAREIAGSTIALMVATAVVVSAMMLAAMPWLLEGLGATGEARDVAERFLIIAIPSNVLMALGMGFSGALRAVGDAKKAMYVTLSGGIVIAGLDPLLIFWAGLGTDGAAWATVVSRVVFVVVGWWGAVHVHDIVAWPRRSHLFSDMRLGSFIALPAVLTNLATPMANIFVASTMAQYGDKAVAAFAIIDRIVPLAFGVLFALSGAVGPILGQNWGAGRFDRMRQVMRDATLFCALYVVPVWFILMLAQNQLVALFQVTGLTAELLSLFTIVSGPMWLTLGGLFVANAAFNNLGFPLYSTAFNWGRATFGTLPLVWLGAWWGGPHGALIGMAAGGAVFGIGALIVAFRTVAALEKRSRGD; from the coding sequence ATGCTGCCAGGGCAGGCCGCGCAGGCGAGCCCGCCCAAGGCCAGGCCCCAGGCCGTGTTCGTCAGCGGCTCGACCATGCGCCATGTCATCGTCATGACCGCCACCGGATCGGTGGGGCTGATGGCGGTCTTCCTCGTGGATTTTCTGTCGCTGCTCTATGTCTCGTGGCTCGGGCGGCCGGCCGCGACAGCGGGCGTGGGCTTCGCCACGTTGATCCTGTTCCTGTCCACCTCGGTCAATATCGGCTTCCTGATCGCGGTGAGCGCGCTCGCCTCCCGCGAGATCGGCGCCGGCAAGCGGCAGCGGGCGCGGGAGATCGCGGGCTCCACCATCGCGCTGATGGTGGCCACGGCGGTGGTCGTGAGCGCGATGATGCTGGCCGCCATGCCCTGGCTGCTGGAGGGCCTTGGCGCCACGGGCGAGGCGCGGGATGTCGCCGAACGCTTCCTGATCATCGCCATTCCCTCCAATGTGCTGATGGCGCTGGGCATGGGCTTTTCCGGCGCGCTGCGCGCCGTGGGGGATGCCAAAAAGGCAATGTATGTGACGCTCTCGGGCGGGATCGTCATCGCCGGGCTGGACCCGTTGCTGATCTTCTGGGCCGGGCTCGGCACCGATGGCGCGGCCTGGGCGACCGTTGTCTCGCGCGTCGTCTTCGTGGTGGTGGGCTGGTGGGGAGCGGTGCACGTCCATGACATCGTGGCCTGGCCGAGGCGTTCGCATCTGTTCAGCGACATGCGGCTGGGCAGCTTCATCGCCTTGCCCGCCGTGCTGACCAACCTCGCGACGCCGATGGCCAATATCTTCGTGGCCTCCACCATGGCGCAATATGGCGACAAGGCGGTCGCTGCCTTCGCGATCATCGACCGCATCGTGCCGCTGGCCTTCGGGGTGCTGTTCGCGCTCTCCGGGGCGGTGGGCCCCATCCTCGGCCAGAACTGGGGCGCGGGGCGCTTCGACCGGATGCGGCAGGTGATGCGCGACGCCACGCTGTTCTGCGCGCTCTATGTCGTGCCGGTCTGGTTCATCCTGATGCTGGCGCAGAACCAGCTCGTCGCGCTGTTCCAGGTCACCGGCCTCACCGCGGAACTGCTGAGCCTGTTCACCATCGTCTCGGGTCCGATGTGGCTGACGCTGGGCGGCCTGTTCGTGGCCAACGCCGCCTTCAACAATCTCGGCTTCCCGCTCTACTCCACGGCCTTCAACTGGGGGCGGGCCACGTTCGGCACCCTGCCGCTGGTCTGGCTCGGCGCCTGGTGGGGCGGACCTCACGGGGCGCTGATCGGCATGGCCGCAGGCGGCGCCGTGTTCGGCATCGGCGCGCTCATCGTAGCCTTCCGCACCGTGGCGGCGCTCGAGAAGCGATCGAGAGGCGATTGA
- a CDS encoding DUF1127 domain-containing protein, giving the protein MLILSSVLSAAPLRGARRLLVGLASLRRALSNRMAVRELAHLDDHALKDIGLTRSDVNGALGVSMLSDPSSVLADIAGSGHGRAMQAPRGQAGDGKAFGPVGAKVARADAKAGAMPARMCC; this is encoded by the coding sequence ATGCTCATCCTGTCATCGGTCCTGTCCGCTGCGCCGCTGCGCGGCGCGCGCCGGCTTCTCGTCGGGCTGGCGTCTTTGCGCCGCGCCCTCAGCAACCGCATGGCGGTTCGCGAACTGGCGCATCTCGACGATCATGCCCTGAAGGACATCGGCCTTACCCGCAGCGATGTGAATGGCGCGCTCGGCGTGTCGATGCTGTCCGATCCATCCAGCGTGCTGGCGGACATCGCCGGCAGCGGGCATGGCCGCGCCATGCAGGCCCCTCGCGGCCAGGCTGGCGACGGCAAGGCTTTTGGCCCTGTCGGGGCCAAGGTCGCCCGCGCCGATGCGAAGGCTGGCGCGATGCCCGCCCGTATGTGCTGCTGA
- a CDS encoding glutamate--cysteine ligase: protein MARDQSDPTPLGSRDALVAWIAAGEKPRSAFRLGTEHEKFPFFRADLSPVAYGGPKGGIRRLLDGLSWRLGWEPIMEGDHPIGLVDPVGGAAISLEPGGQFELSGAAVETLHQTRAELEAHLADMKALADPLGIGFLGLGHSPGWTLAETPVMPKARYRIMREYMPKVGTRGRDMMFRTSTVQVNLDFADEADMVKKLRVSLALQPVATALFAASPFTEGRLNGLRSMRSEIWRDTDNARSGMLAFAFEDGMGYERYVDWALDVPMYFVKRGPVYHDVSGGSFRDLMAGRLDRAPGERATIADWANHMGTLFPEVRLKRYLEMRGADAGSAAMLVALPAFWVGLLYDEAALDQAWQLVRGWSAAERQALRDDVPAQALEARIAGRSVRDIARDVLALSRQGLARRARLDPAAGDETRYLDPLDGIVERGRTVADDLIAAYKGPWQGSIDPVFEATAL from the coding sequence ATGGCCCGCGATCAGTCCGATCCCACTCCGCTCGGTTCGCGCGATGCGCTGGTGGCGTGGATCGCTGCCGGCGAGAAGCCGCGTTCGGCCTTCCGGCTTGGCACCGAGCATGAGAAATTCCCTTTCTTCCGGGCCGATCTGTCGCCTGTCGCCTATGGCGGCCCCAAAGGCGGCATCCGTCGCCTGCTCGATGGGCTGTCCTGGCGTCTGGGCTGGGAGCCGATCATGGAGGGCGACCACCCGATCGGGCTTGTCGATCCGGTCGGCGGCGCCGCGATCTCACTGGAGCCGGGCGGGCAGTTCGAGCTGTCCGGCGCGGCGGTCGAGACGCTTCACCAGACCCGCGCGGAACTCGAGGCTCATCTCGCCGACATGAAGGCGCTGGCCGACCCCCTGGGCATAGGCTTTCTCGGGCTCGGCCATAGCCCTGGCTGGACCCTGGCCGAGACGCCCGTGATGCCCAAGGCGCGCTACCGAATCATGCGCGAATACATGCCGAAAGTCGGCACGCGCGGCCGGGACATGATGTTCCGAACCTCGACCGTGCAGGTCAATCTCGACTTTGCCGATGAGGCGGACATGGTGAAGAAGCTGCGCGTCAGCCTGGCGCTTCAGCCGGTCGCGACTGCGCTCTTCGCGGCTTCGCCCTTCACGGAAGGCCGGCTCAACGGCCTGCGCTCGATGCGCTCCGAGATCTGGCGCGACACCGACAACGCCCGTTCTGGAATGCTCGCCTTCGCCTTCGAGGATGGCATGGGCTATGAGCGCTATGTCGACTGGGCGCTCGACGTGCCGATGTATTTCGTCAAGCGCGGCCCGGTCTATCACGACGTGTCGGGCGGCTCCTTCCGCGATCTGATGGCCGGACGGCTCGACCGCGCCCCGGGCGAGCGCGCCACCATCGCCGATTGGGCCAACCACATGGGCACCCTCTTCCCCGAGGTGCGCCTCAAGCGCTATCTCGAGATGCGCGGCGCCGATGCTGGCTCCGCTGCCATGCTTGTGGCGCTGCCGGCCTTCTGGGTTGGTCTGCTCTATGACGAGGCCGCGCTCGATCAGGCCTGGCAGCTGGTCAGGGGCTGGAGCGCCGCAGAGCGCCAGGCGCTGCGTGACGACGTGCCCGCGCAGGCGCTGGAAGCGCGCATCGCCGGCCGCTCCGTCCGCGACATCGCGCGCGACGTGCTGGCCCTGTCTCGGCAGGGGCTGGCGCGCCGCGCCCGGCTTGACCCAGCCGCAGGAGATGAAACCCGCTATCTCGATCCGCTGGATGGGATCGTGGAGCGCGGCCGCACGGTGGCCGATGACCTCATCGCCGCCTACAAGGGCCCATGGCAGGGTTCCATAGATCCAGTCTTCGAGGCGACGGCTCTTTGA
- the rnhA gene encoding ribonuclease HI codes for MSDGAASGKVVVFTDGACSGNPGPGGWGAILTYGGVEKELMGGERLTTNNRMELMAAISALEAMKRPCRVELHTDSQYVKNGITGWIHNWKRNGWRTADRKPVKNEDLWRRLDQALAIHAVDWRWVKGHAGHDMNERADALARAGLKNGLEAG; via the coding sequence ATGAGCGATGGCGCAGCTTCCGGCAAGGTCGTCGTCTTCACCGACGGCGCCTGCTCGGGCAATCCTGGCCCCGGTGGATGGGGCGCGATCCTGACCTATGGCGGGGTCGAGAAGGAACTGATGGGCGGGGAGCGGCTCACCACCAACAACCGCATGGAGCTGATGGCCGCGATCAGCGCGCTGGAGGCCATGAAGCGCCCGTGCCGGGTGGAGCTGCACACCGACAGCCAGTATGTGAAGAACGGCATAACCGGCTGGATCCACAACTGGAAGCGCAATGGCTGGCGCACCGCCGACAGGAAGCCCGTCAAGAACGAGGATCTCTGGCGCCGGCTCGATCAGGCGCTGGCCATCCATGCGGTGGATTGGCGCTGGGTGAAGGGGCATGCCGGCCATGACATGAATGAGCGCGCCGATGCCCTGGCGCGCGCCGGCCTCAAGAACGGCCTGGAGGCAGGCTGA